GCTGGAAGGAGGCTTCACACTGAGCTCTGGctgcaaacaaaccaaccagaGTTAGACGAAGCACGGACAGATGAGGCGTCACTGCTATGAAGGCAAAGGCTTAGACAGACTTCAGGAACCAAACCCTGTGCCTGAAAGTACAAGGGGAGTGCTGCTGAAGTAACGTAGCTGAGATGGAAAGTTGTTGATCTGAAAAAAGTGAGTTCTGGGGCCAGTTTTGCAACCACTGAGGCTATAATTTTTCTCATACGTATTCATGTCGCTGACTGAAGGCCTGGCAGATCCCTAAGCACTGTCCCTGCAACATTGCATTTGTCCCTCAGCCTTTGTACAGCCTTGTACAGCATGATTTTGCCAGCCATGAGATAGAAGTTTAACCTATTCATTGAGAAGTTTATTGTTTTCTCTCCACTCCCTATCGCCATGGAAATTCACCAGAGCCTGACTGTATACCTTGAAAATGACATATATGTGTCTGTACGTGTATTACACACAGGCatacacatctttttttcttcccaaaagcCAAGAGCTATTCCCAGCACAGATCAGGGCTGGCAACGCCTCCTCCCACAGACCCTTCTGGGATCTGCCCCGGTACTTCTTAAAACCTCTTCAGCACCGGGCACCCAGGCACTTTAGCTCTGACAGCAGCCACCAGGGCTGGTCGCTCTGCCCCAGCTGCAACTCTGAATTTTCACCTTTTTGAACCACATTTTAGGGCCGGGGAGCAGGGCCACCTCAGGGAGAAAGGGTCTGCCTCAGGGAGAAAGGGACCCTTCAGGGAGAAAGGGACCCTTCAGGGAGAAAGGATCCCCCTCAGGGAGAAAGGGACCCTTCAGGGAGAAAGGATCCCCCTCAGGGAGAAAGGGTCCGCCTCAGGGAGAAAGGGACCGCCTCAGGGAGAAAGGGACCGCCTCAGGGAGAAAGGATCCCCTTCAGGGAGAAAGGGTCCGCCTCAGGGAGAAAGGGTCCGCCTCAGGGAGAAAGGGACCCTTCAGGGAGAAAGGATCCCCCTCAGGGAGAAAGGGACCCTTCAGGGAGAAAGGATCCCCCTCAGGGAGAAAGGGTCCGCCTCAGGGAGAAAGGGACCGCCTCAGGGAGAAAGGGACCCTTCAGGGAGAAAGGATCCCCTTCAGGGAGAAAGGATCCCCCTCAGGGAGAAAGGGTCCGCCTCAGGGAGAAAGGGACCCTTCAGGGAGAAAGGATCCCCCTCAGCGAGAAAGGGTCCGCCTCAGGGAGAAAGGGACCCCCTCAGGGAGAAAAGGCCGCCACGGCCTCGCTCGGCTCCGGAGCTCGCCGGCCGTCACCTCCCTGCTTTCCCCGGCGGACTCCGGGGCCAACAGCGCCCgtccctccccgccgcggccaCCGCCTCAGAGGCGGCGCCATCCCCCGCCGCGGCCCAGCTCCCGCCCTCACCGCGCTccgccccggccgggcggcCTACAGGCGCCGGCCGGTGCCGGCTCCGTCTGCCAGGGCGTTTTTAAAAGTCCAGGGGCCGATCCAGGGGGGGGCTGAAAGGGGCCGAGGGTGCCCTGCCGGTAAGCAGAGAGGTGGGCTCGCCGTGCCGTCCCGCCtcggagcggagcgggggggggggggctgtcctCTCGCCTCACACCCATCGCTGGGATGGGGATTGGGGAGGGGTGGACTAAGCATACCGGGAAATAAACCGGTAAAATGGCAAACCGCGAAGGCTTTTGCCCGGCCCTGTACCGGTCCTGCCTTCGTGCCGGTGCGGGGAGGGCGGTGTGTCAGCGCCGGGCCTCGGCCCCGCTGCCGGGCTGCAGCCCAGGGCCGCCTCGGCCCGTTCGCGGCTTGTGTGTCCCCGGGCTGAGGGAGAGGGGTCAAGGACCCCCGTTCTCCAGCGGTTTGCTGCTTAAATTAATAGCGTCTTCGCCGTTTTTCTTCCAGGTTACAGTCGTTTCCACTGACCCTTTAGGGTTTACCCCGCGATCGACATCTTCCTCAAAGGCAAGCGAGGCTTTGGGGCCTGTACTGGTTAGTGAAGGTGAAGAAGCCCAACCCAGCTGCTTAGGTACAGTTGTTTATCAAAGTCAGCATCAGTTAACGACAGAAGGATTGGGTTAGGCTAAACATAGAGTCCTTCTGAGGCTGCTGAAGGGCTTCGTGAAGGGCTTGTCTGGAAAAAGAGATCTCTGTGGAACTGGGAATCCTGCACCAAAAGTGAGGTGCCAGAAAGGATGTGgaatttggggaaagaaaactaTGAAGGGGTGTTTTATTCCTCTTCTCATCTCTTTTATATTGTCATCCCAGCAGTGTGTCTACCCCAGATAGATGGGAAGGCTGTTTACAGTGGTGACTGTCATTGCGGTCGTGGTGGGATTTCAGGCCCTACTATGGCACTGTTAggtctgtgctgtgctgctccagGGAGAAAGCCAGAGCATGTGGCCCAGACAACACTATAACATTAGTCTCTGTAATGCAGGTGAATCCTGGGACAGAGAGAAATCACAGTTGTACCATTAAATGtggaaaacccaaaccaaccccccGCCAACCTTAATTCTGTGGTTACCAGCTCTCAACAACTTATTGACTTCATATGAAGCCGTGTTTTTGATGGATCTTGAGTTGTCTTCCTAAATGTTTTCGTTACTGTGTTTCTTGTCAgctttttgaattatttttgtgttgcaTCCTTAGAAAAAACATTCTCATGTCATCTTCAGAGACCTTACAGTGATGGTGTTTTAGTGCCATGTGTTATTGGCAGACTTAGCTGCAGTCCATTAATGCATCAGAAAGATGCAGCATAATCTGTCATAAATAATCCATAATCAGGCTATTTCCTTCATGTTACTGATGTATTCCAGCTGACAGACCCGTGGTCACTTTGTGCAAGCTATTTTAATCATTAGATCATATTGGTTTTTCCATTTGATAAGACTTGAATGAGGGTTGAATTGGTAGACAGGATGGTTTTCAGCAAAGAGCTGGCAgattgttgttttttaaagtacagttACTGTTCATGGATCAAGTTTAAGTCCCAGTGAATAGAGACTAAACAGTAATTTTAATAGTTTCCTGGAAGGCTGTTAATTTGCTCTTGTAAAACTTGCACTGGTATGTTAATCTGTTTGATATCTCTTTGATGGTCATTGTGATACCTTTCTGTGTTTACTGTTTggttcttttttattccttttcctttgcttcaggTTGAAAAGATGGGAAATGCAGAAAGCAATGCCTATCAGAATCACCTTTCCAGATTTCTTCCTGAGGAGCAATCTGTCATTGATGGAGTATTTGATACCTTATCAGGATTGAGCGGCTCAGCTGGAGCAAAAAATGGCAAAGGTACAAAGAAAACTGTGACTCTGGCAGCACTACAGGTAAGACAATCTATTATTCCTGATATATCTGTGATGTAGTACATTGAACATAAttccagaaagaaacaaaagatgtgGCAATAGTTACTTTTTAAGGATTGCTCGTCTCAATGTAATACTTAATGTTTTGGGGCAGGATAgatatttaactttttcttaCAGTTTAACATGAGTAGTGACTTTcaggtttgtatttttctcttaaattgcACTGTGGGGTCAATTTGCAGCTTTCCTGATTCTGAAGTAAGTTGGgacataagaaaatatttttaaagaaacttgaaaaatgagaagaatattCTTCCCCCTGGAGTGTGTGATTATTTAGAGATTTTCTTGAGAAGCTGTCACAAATTCAGTTTGTATTTGGTTCGATCTTTCTCCCTCAATTGCATCCCTGTCTCTAATCTTTTCACTTGCATTAGAAGGAGAGAATTCAATTTTACTTGATTAAGCTGTGGCTCCCTGTTTTAGCTAATTAACATACATTATGCTTTCTGATTAactttgcattcattttctaatcaagaaagaagaggaaaatgatCTGTTGCAGTACTTGGTAACTTCAGTTAGGCAGGAACCAAGTGGCCAGATGAATGTAGtattaaaagtgtatttttatatatgttacACAGTTAATGGAATCAAATTAAAACTCAGGGAAAGCCGCAGGTTATTTTAAGGTATTTAGCAATGCATCTGCATACAGACCAGCTTTAGCCTTCCTCCAGCCTGGCTGTTTATGAGCTACCACCAGTTTGGAAACCGTGTTGCTGCTGCCCAGCTTTTCAGCCCTAATAGGTCCAAGAACCTGGTCCTTGGTGTCTGTTATTTGATTGGGACCTGGAAGAAGTTCTCTTTCTAGCTTTGCCCCTAGATCAATGTGACTTCTGACGAacgttttttcttttcccttcctgcctttttgtttgccaacttaaattaaaatcttttgaaaGACTGCCTGTAGGTGCCTAATTCCTTAGTGCAGGGACTGTTGCAATGGCATGCTTGCCTTGTAGGTGTCTATGCTCTTGCCTGAGCTAGATACTGATATGTGGCAGATTTGATCTAGCAACAGTCTGGTAACATTGATGAGGCCCCAAACATAACCTCATGTACTCTGCTTAGGCTCAGTGCTTTACTAGAAGGAAACTACATGGCTTCTGGACCAGAGCAGGCTGTGTTGCATAGCTTGGAAAGCAGGTAGAGCGGGTATCTCTAAATACTTTCTTGAAGCCATTTAAGACAAGGATTCTAAACTGTCAGAGGTGTGAGTTTTAGATGTTTGTTAAAGTTTCCCTTTTTACAGTCCTTTTTTGCACCCCAGTTCTACTCATTGGAAAAGCTATAAGCATAACAAAACAGTGCAACAAAGTTAGTGGTGGGTGGGAGAGGGTAGGGAGTAGGTAGGTGATACCGCAGTGTGAAGTAAAAAGCCCTTCAGTATAGTGTTTTTAATTATGTTCCCTGCTGCTTGTCTCGCTTCAGGCTCATGCAGCACTTTTAGAAAGCATCTTAAAGACAGCTGTCCCCCCTGTGACAGTCCCTCCCTCGATATGAAGCACTCTGATGTGCAGGACTGGCTGCTAATTCTGCTtctactgaaatcaatgagaGTTTTACCACTGACGTCAACAAAAGCAGGGTAGAGCTTGGCATACTGGATCTTGCCCTATATGCACAGCAACAGCCATTACCATAAAATAGGAGCAGCCCTGGTGGCTTCAATAGGAGTGGTATTGAGCCAGCAATAGATTGGTAATAGCAGCTCCACTGAATACAGCTGGAGTGCTTTTATGCAGGTGGAGCTCCATTGATTTCAGCATAGTCCCCACTGGGCTACACCCCTCTATATGAGTCAAGTCAGGTGTTCAGTGTGTTACGCACAGTGCTTTGTGCAGTGAAGACATGTGTAATCATGTCCTAGTGTATGGATGTAttatagattatttttaaacagtgtaaTTATCTGAATACTGAAAGTTTCTTGAATTCAGAGTCAGATCTTTCCTGCAGTGTTGTGATGTGTGATGACGTATACCAGTTAGATTTCAATGCAAAGGCCCAGTCATGTAATTTAGATAAGTAAGTTTTGATTTTGACTGTCCTAACATCAGGGATGCCTTATAAAAATCAGGTGATCTCAGTTTTGTTCCATGCTTGGATTAGATGTTGCTATGCAGAGGGAAacttctcagtattttttctacATGTGCATGTAGGGTTAAACACATTGCCTGCATTGTCTTGAGGCCAAAACTGAGATAGGGGAGAAACtttactttctctttgtttttagGTATCTGTGAGCTCCACTATCAAAAACAGGGTTAAGGACCGGCAGAGTTGTAAACCTTTACAACAGAGTTAATATACAGAAATCCTTTGCTAATATCCTGTAAACACTTTtcagtgttgggtttttttaaatccatggCATTTGTGGAAAAACAATATCAACTTAAATCACTAAATTGTATTGGAAAGGAGATACTGGAAAaatagagggtttttttctgttggaaaaccAGTCCTTTGACAAAAGTTTGTTGCTGACAGTAGATACTTGGTATTGAAATCCTTCATTCATAGCAATATATATCAGCACAGATTAGCTGGAATATATTagttattcttcatttttaaaatatgttctttgctgtttttctcgTTGTAGGCGTATATGCGGGAGCCATTACCAGAGCAAATGACCGTTCGGTTATACAACGGAATGAAAAGTATTGACCTGACTGGGAAATCATCTGGGCTGAGTGAACAGATTGCTAAGGAGCAGTTTGTAATTTTTATGTCAAACCTCTTAAAAGGGAATGCAGATGAGAAGATTACCATAATAATGAGAATGATCTCCAAGACAGAAGGGCCTGTGAAGGGCAAACAAATCCAAGAGGTAAACAGGCAGTTTAAATGTGTGTTGGGGGGACAGTAAGAGAACAGATAGAGACAGAAAGGTAATTTGAACATAATCTTTAGAGCACAAAATTCAGAACAGGGATTCCtgactttttgtatttttttttatctctttacCACTGACTTGCTGATCTGGGACAAACAGTGTAGGCAAACCGGGTTATATGGGCTGACCATTTCAGCTGTGGGCTTTTCCATGCTGACTTGCCTACTTTGAGAACCAGGATCTGGATTTTGCGAAGAGCACCGACTGTTTCATGGTTCACAAGATCACTATGAAGGGTGCAGAGGCTGGCTGTATTTAAGAGCCAGCAAGGGTTGTGGTGTGGCTGGTGCTTCTGGGATCTGAGCAAAATGCTTTCTAGAGCTTTAGTTGCAGGATAGATATGTGAATCAAATACATAGCTTGGAAGGTGGAAGTGTGGGATCTCCCAAAACAGTAATTCACTAGCAGCTCCTACCACTGCAAAATTTGGacctcccctccctctttcaTGCCCTATGTTATGGAGATGCTTTGTGAAGTAACATTTACAAAAAGTCTTGAAAAAGGATACTTTTCAAGACCTATGACtctgaaacagcatttctgttatttctgaCTCGTCATCAGATGTTTCTGGCATTGGGATTACAGCATCAGCACtacttgactttattttcagaaagtccTTTGAAGCTCTTGGcaatttcatttaagaaatgcCAAAATGGTGATGTTTTAACCTTTTAAGTTCACAGAGGATCTGATCATGTCTGTAGTCCATGTACTGAGTTACAGGAAGGAACTGAAAGGTTGGAATTCGGAGAATACTAGGGATTCTGCAAGTGGAGTAAAGGCTCTGGCTTCTCAGCTTCTATCAGAATTGAAGCTTGCAGGTAAGCAGCACTGATGTGGTATATCCCAGAATGGCACAGAGCTCATGTAGTCGCTGATCTCTCaagaatttttctcttcaggtCACATATTTGAGTTCAAATGGTGAGACCAATATTTCAAACCTAGTGCTTTGCGAATGACTTGggaatttcatttgttttaccCTACCATCTTTCTCACTTCAATTCAGGAGAGCTTTGGTTTGAAGTCCCAGTTTAAGTGGACATACAAAACTATTTGTCATGGAACATGCCTATTTTACAAATACCTGACTTGCAGGTGATGGGCATTTAGATGCATGTGCGTATATTTATGACTGTATGTCCTTTTGCACTGTTGTAATAATAGATTTTGCTGTCTTGCAAAGAACATCTCGTAGGTTGTAATTAGGGGTCCATGTTCCTTAATCATGACAGCCCAACCAATGGATGTCACAGGCAAATGTTTCTCAGTTCTGTGGATGCATCTGCTTAAAGTAGTTGACACTTTACTGTCACCGTCTCCTTTCATATGTGGTCTCATGTCCATTAAAATAATGGAATATTGTGTTTATGCTTAAAAATCAACTGATTATTTTCCAGACCGGGAGACTTACTACTGTTTCTGTGTGTTGTCTTATTTAGATGGGACAAAACCTGTGGGTCCTCAGCTGATGGAGACAAATTTTGATCAAAGTGTCATTGAGGATTGGGTGTACAGAGTTCCACAGATCTCAATTTTCCTCAGTGTTGTTATCAGGCAAGGCCTCCATGTTCTGCATTCTCTCCCAGACCAAACCAAAGACATACTCAACCTGGTTCCAGGCTGCAAAGGCATCAAAG
This genomic interval from Buteo buteo chromosome 11, bButBut1.hap1.1, whole genome shotgun sequence contains the following:
- the MEAK7 gene encoding MTOR-associated protein MEAK7 gives rise to the protein MGNAESNAYQNHLSRFLPEEQSVIDGVFDTLSGLSGSAGAKNGKGTKKTVTLAALQAYMREPLPEQMTVRLYNGMKSIDLTGKSSGLSEQIAKEQFVIFMSNLLKGNADEKITIIMRMISKTEGPVKGKQIQEFTEDLIMSVVHVLSYRKELKGWNSENTRDSASGVKALASQLLSELKLADGTKPVGPQLMETNFDQSVIEDWVYRVPQISIFLSVVIRQGLHVLHSLPDQTKDILNLVPGCKGIKGRGLVSLFDIPSIIYINSLLPAELQHKWQLLFSSRLHGESFSQLCGHIVNKGPCVVILKDLDGYIFGGFASHSWEVKPQFQGDNRCFLFSVFPSLAVYTYTGYNDHYMYLNHGQQTMPNGLGMGGQHGYFGLWIDSDYGKGHSKAKPRCTTYNSPQLSAKEDFTLDAVEVWAVGDLPESAGTKGKKSILDVDPEAQAFLEMAGKTRQSEGLREPVEEEEEDDD